A genome region from Hymenobacter tibetensis includes the following:
- a CDS encoding DNA integrity scanning protein DisA nucleotide-binding domain protein produces MLSLPLLSAPPVTAQPGAEPDTYHIWPYQMRFLQAAQNIAEGIFNALDDDLEPNVLLLALATDSVASDVPLVHLEPAGHGLDAGRFTNALARGRDLKLRTHLANWVPRDGSSQEMMSRRQEAIGIRDAVQEVFTAQDEAALHQHLAGWPVLINDYFVMPVLRMRRKAMRAYPSLRPHRYYTDGKPLAPSLLSAAILRFNEECYKTLSEAEPGFGMLTRPREAEEILRAAGKSLLDTPAQALGAEPGAARLFNTLNTISSLRYEGAEGVGKLIMARRRHPNVEEVFALTCPTPLTDYRAVRKLLEMTTPDISLLSDSENVYALGRLVGDYDPTREDLFVINFINHFAWEFQHDGKVLMRTIYSQPSLPRSRVNRSRFRKDLKRTFQLTDPAKVERLWEVVLEASRQKHGTLLVITTEALAEADRLKLQCTLIEPVPLTPLITRLVTSIDGAVLLDPESYCYSIGVILDGKASGRGTSTRGARYNSAIRYVETSPYPCLAIVVSEDGMVNVISKDRLGEE; encoded by the coding sequence ATGCTTTCCTTACCGCTGCTATCCGCGCCGCCCGTAACGGCTCAGCCTGGTGCCGAACCTGACACGTACCATATTTGGCCTTACCAAATGCGCTTCTTGCAAGCAGCCCAAAACATTGCCGAAGGCATCTTCAACGCCCTCGACGATGATTTGGAGCCTAATGTGCTGCTGCTAGCACTCGCTACCGATTCGGTTGCATCCGATGTGCCGCTGGTGCATTTGGAGCCTGCCGGCCACGGTCTGGACGCTGGGCGCTTCACCAACGCCTTGGCGCGAGGTCGCGACCTTAAACTGCGCACCCATTTGGCAAATTGGGTACCCCGCGACGGTTCATCGCAGGAAATGATGAGCCGGCGGCAGGAAGCTATAGGTATCCGCGACGCGGTGCAGGAAGTGTTTACTGCCCAAGACGAAGCCGCCCTGCACCAGCATTTGGCAGGATGGCCAGTGCTTATCAACGACTATTTTGTGATGCCGGTGCTACGGATGCGCCGCAAAGCCATGCGGGCCTATCCGTCGTTGCGACCACACCGCTACTACACCGATGGCAAGCCCCTGGCGCCGTCCTTGCTGTCGGCGGCTATTCTGCGCTTCAACGAGGAATGCTATAAAACCCTGAGTGAAGCGGAGCCTGGCTTCGGAATGCTGACGCGCCCCCGCGAGGCCGAAGAAATATTGCGCGCAGCCGGCAAAAGCCTGCTCGATACGCCAGCGCAAGCGCTGGGTGCGGAGCCTGGCGCAGCCCGCTTGTTCAACACGCTCAACACTATTTCCAGCTTGCGCTACGAAGGGGCCGAGGGTGTCGGGAAGCTCATCATGGCTCGGCGCCGCCACCCCAACGTGGAAGAGGTATTTGCCCTCACCTGCCCCACCCCGCTTACCGACTACCGAGCCGTGCGCAAGCTCCTGGAAATGACCACGCCCGATATCAGCCTGCTTTCGGACAGCGAAAATGTGTATGCCCTGGGCCGCTTAGTGGGCGACTATGATCCGACGCGGGAAGATTTGTTTGTCATCAACTTCATCAACCACTTTGCCTGGGAGTTTCAGCACGATGGCAAAGTGCTGATGCGGACCATTTACAGCCAGCCCAGTTTGCCCCGGTCGCGCGTCAACCGGAGCCGTTTTCGCAAAGACCTCAAACGCACTTTCCAACTCACCGACCCCGCCAAGGTCGAGCGTTTGTGGGAGGTGGTGTTGGAAGCCAGCCGCCAGAAGCACGGTACCTTGCTCGTCATCACCACCGAGGCCCTGGCCGAAGCCGACCGACTGAAACTGCAATGCACACTCATTGAGCCGGTGCCGCTCACGCCGCTTATCACCCGGCTAGTCACGTCCATTGACGGCGCCGTACTGCTCGACCCAGAGTCGTATTGCTACTCTATTGGTGTAATTCTGGATGGCAAGGCCTCAGGCCGCGGCACCAGCACCCGTGGAGCCCGCTACAACTCTGCTATTCGCTACGTGGAAACCTCGCCGTACCCTTGTCTGGCCATTGTCGTCAGTGAAGATGGCATGGTAAACGTTATCAGCAAGGACCGATTAGGGGAAGAGTAG
- a CDS encoding outer membrane beta-barrel protein has protein sequence MKRTLAATLICLVLLLPKISGYGQHLQAVGVSGSFNIARLHSSTQEFRLGSVVINPQADQSNDETGNGPTVFGRWQVGQGGWYVQPELGHVSALETPVGLTYSSGNFPYSSRRIRRVDIRLLGGYQSGPLRLFAGPSVGRYLRDSRTPNFIDSNVQAAAEALDADRSSIQWAVQAGAGVSLWRLDVNARYEWGLTPYSRTVVFQQQAFHFNRNLQQLIMEVGFQLYKRPLQGYKVP, from the coding sequence TCTGGGTATGGGCAGCACCTGCAGGCTGTTGGAGTAAGCGGCAGCTTCAACATCGCCCGGCTGCACAGCAGCACGCAAGAGTTTCGGTTGGGCTCTGTGGTTATCAACCCTCAAGCCGACCAAAGCAATGACGAAACCGGCAACGGGCCAACTGTTTTCGGCCGCTGGCAGGTAGGGCAGGGCGGCTGGTACGTTCAGCCGGAACTTGGTCATGTGTCGGCGTTGGAAACACCAGTAGGGCTAACCTACAGTTCCGGCAACTTTCCTTACTCCAGCCGCCGCATCCGTCGCGTAGATATTCGCCTGTTGGGTGGCTATCAATCGGGGCCCTTGCGCCTGTTTGCGGGGCCCAGTGTCGGCCGCTACCTGCGCGATTCGCGGACTCCCAATTTCATAGACTCCAACGTGCAAGCCGCCGCCGAAGCCCTTGATGCCGACCGGTCCAGTATACAATGGGCAGTGCAGGCTGGCGCAGGTGTCAGCTTGTGGCGTCTTGATGTGAATGCACGCTACGAGTGGGGCCTGACACCGTACAGCCGTACCGTCGTATTTCAGCAGCAAGCCTTCCATTTCAATCGAAACCTGCAGCAGCTGATTATGGAAGTGGGTTTTCAGCTGTATAAGCGGCCACTGCAAGGGTACAAAGTCCCGTAG